A single region of the Capra hircus breed San Clemente chromosome X unlocalized genomic scaffold, ASM170441v1, whole genome shotgun sequence genome encodes:
- the MID1IP1 gene encoding mid1-interacting protein 1 — MMQICDTYNQKHSLFNAMNRFIGAVNNMDQTVMVPSLLRDVPLAEPELDNDVGVEVGGSGGCMEERTPPAPSPGSANGSFFAPSRDMYSHYVLLKSIRNDIEWGVLHQPPAAGSEEGSAWKSKDILVDLSNLEGADAGEEDLEQQFHYHLRGLHTVLSKLTRKANILTNRYKQEIGFSNWGH, encoded by the coding sequence ATGATGCAAATTTGCGACACCTACAACCAGAAGCACTCGCTCTTTAACGCCATGAATCGCTTCATCGGCGCCGTGAACAACATGGACCAGACGGTGATGGTGCCCAGTCTGCTGCGTGACGTGCCACTGGCCGAGCCCGAGCTGGACAACGATGTCGGCGTGGAGGTAGGCGGCAGTGGTGGCTGCATGGAGGAGCGCACGCCCCCGGCCCCCAGCCCGGGCAGCGCCAATGGCAGCTTTTTCGCGCCCTCCCGGGACATGTACAGCCACTACGTGCTGCTGAAGTCCATCCGCAACGACATCGAGTGGGGGGTCCTGCACCAGCCGCCGGCGGCAGGGAGCGAGGAGGGGAGCGCCTGGAAGTCCAAGGACATCCTGGTGGACCTGAGCAACCTGGAGGGCGCGGACGCCGGCGAGGAGGACCTGGAACAGCAGTTCCACTACCACCTGCGAGGGCTGCACACTGTGCTCTCCAAACTCACGCGCAAAGCCAACATCCTCACTAACAGATACAAGCAGGAGATCGGCTTCAGCAATTGGGGGCACTGA